The DNA sequence ACTTCGGAATCCAAATTAACTGTATCTTTCATAAATTCATTAAATGCTTGTATAACGGTTGACGCCATTTTTTACCCCTTTCATCTCTGAACTCTTTATTGTAATCAACTTTTTCTGATACAAATCCTCTCCGGCTATCTGTATATTGCAGTAATAACTTCAAAGGCTCTTCATTGATATCTATTTGAGCTATCATAGAAGAATGGGGATGGGACCCATTCTAAAATTTCGCAAGTGTATAAACACTTGCATTGCTTGCCAATCTTACTTCTCTTTCCGTCCAATTAAAGATTCAAGTATATTTCTTTTTCTTGCATAGACTTGATCGTAGCATTGCTCGAACTGCTTTCTATTAAGCATCTCAACAAATTTTGATTCTCTATTAGAATCCAGGAAGTTTATCTTTCCATCTAAGTCCAATAAGGTCCCAAAATAAAGATCTGGATGATAAGCAGCAATCACAATTTTGGGCGTTAATGGGAAGAAGACTACCGTAGAGTGATGAGCTAGTCCATTCTTAAATGGTGTGGCATTTAGAGAGAACGCATCTACAAACATAACTGGATTATCACTCGTGATGTAATCCAAGTCTCCAATGATTTTGAAAACAACAAAAGACCGTTGTAGAAGAACATTGATAAATTTTTCATACCTTTCAATGTTGAGCGTTGCTTCCATCGCCGCCAACTTAAAGTACTCTTCATTATTACCATATGCTTCAAGAATCTTCTCTTTTTCCTCATCTAACGGACCAAAGAGATTACGAGCATTTTCTATTACACCAGGTAGCGCACCCTGATAAACCTTTTTTTCAAACTCTCTGCTATGTTTTCCACGTAAAAACTGAAACATCATTACTGTAGCAATTCGAATCTTTAACTCAGATGTGATAATGGTAGCCTTATCTTTCAATAAAATGCAGTTGCTTTTACATGAAATTTCCGAAATAACATCATTCATTAATGGTTCAATGTTCTTAGCGTAATAATTTTCCCATATGTAGTTATCTTGATGCTTTCTTACTGTATAGAAATGGCTGTTACTGCTATTGTTCCTTGTCCAGAAGTTGATGGTATTTCTTGTCCGGGAATTGCTGGAAAGAATGGCAAGTTGAGAGAAATTTCAACTTGCCATTTTGTTTAGCTCAGTTCGCCATTGATGACCAGTTTGACCATGTGGTCGTCAATGATTCGCTTTCCACTTTGGTAACCAAAAATCAGGGTGCTGGTACACACTTGGTTGACTAGCCTGGCGGATCCACCGGAATATCGATAGATTGCCTCAGTAGCCTCATCTGAGAAGAGCTCATGGTCGATCCCGGCATATTCCAGGTGGCGTTTCATGTATCCCTTCACCTGTGAGTGGTCCATCAATTGCATTTTGCACTGGATGTCGATCCGTTGCCGGATCGCCGTATAGGACTGCATCTGGAGTTTCTCCCATAGCTCGACCTGGCCCACCAGAACCAGTGCCATGGGACTGACGGCATCCATCCGGAAGTTGAGGAGAAAACGTACCTCTTCAAGCATTTCTCGATCCAGCAGATGCGCCTCATCGACAACGACCACCGGACGCTTATTGTGGAGTCCTTTCATCAACTCGATCTCTTTATGCAGCTGGCGTTTGGCATCCCCTCGATAGAATCTTGATTCGGCCCCTAACTGATCCAGCATCCCTTTGTAGAAATTTCTCGGCGTCATTTTCGAGTCTGCCAGATAGATCAGGGTGTATCTGGTGTCATCCAGTTGATCGCGGAATCGGCGAATGGTGGTCGTCTTACCAGTGCCGCACTCTCCGGTGAGTACACAGAAGAGTTGCCGTTCGGCGACATAGGATAATCTGCTTAGGGACTCCTCCAGCGTATTGGAAGGGAATAGTTCCGTAGTCGGCAGATCCCGACAGAATGGAGTTTTCTTGAAGCCATAAAACGCTTCAAACATCACTGCCACCCCCTTTTCTTATGTCTTTGAAAGAGATGGCCGTAGACTGCTGTTTGTCTTTTCGCTTCTGATTCTGCTTTTGGGCACCATCGAGTAACCTGGAAGAGGTTGGCTTGACTGGAGTCAGGAACTCCGGCAGCTGAGGCTTGGGCTCCACACGCTCCCCAATGACCAGCTTTCTCACCACAAAGGGTTTGTCATCCTGATACTCAATGCTCAGTTCCTCGGTGTTACTGGGGTCATAGACCACTTCCACGCTGCGAGCCACATAGGGTAGCCCAACTTCATACTTCGCGCCGCCAAAGCTGATGCAGCCACTCTTATCGACTTTTCTGGTCTCAGCGTGCAAAAAGGCGTTGGCGACCTTCTCCGCTGGCAGATATTTCAAGGGCCTGGGATCCAGATTATACGCCTGATGCGGGGTCGTTCCATTGAGTGCGGTATGCGGTTTGTTCTGGTAGCATTCTTCCAACCAGATCCAGAACCGCTCATTCATAACCTCGAGGGATCGTTCCGAGTTATCGAATTTATACTCATCGAGAAACCGATCGATATTCTGATTGAATTTTTCTATTTTTCCGGTGCCTTCCGGAGAGTAGGGCTTTGCGAAGATCAGCCGGATGCCAAGCTTTGCGCAGGCTCTGGACATCCACTTATTTTTAAACTGGCGGCCGTTATCGAAGTATGCCTGCTCTGGAATTCCCCACTTGAGGATGGCTTTGCGGAAGCAATCCTCAACGATGCTCTGCTCCAGGTTCGAGTAGAACTGGGCATGGAGGATCATCCGGGTAGCGTCGTCCAAAAACGCCACCAGATAGACCTGCTGCGGCTTGTTTCCAGGACCGATCGGCAGGTAACAGCCATACTTGATATCCGAATGCCACAGTTTGTTGCGGGTGCGTTTTTGAAATCGGCGGGTAGCTACCCCGCCAGCGGCATAGATGGCCATATGCTTCCCGCTGTAGCCCTTCTCCTGCAATTTCTCCTGCAGGCTGCTTCGCTTGATCGAGCCAGCTTCGGTGAGGCCTTCCCATTCCATGATTCGAATGATCTCAGCCACACTTCTGGACGGGATCTCTTTGCGCAGCCGCACGGCTTCGTCCAACACCAGCGCCGGGATGGCTCTTGAATCCTGCGATACCCTCGCCTGCGGTATCAGTCCGGAAAATCCCTTCTGCTGATAACTATTCAGATATCGCCGTAAGGTCCGCTCGGAAATCCCAGCCTCGCGGCAGATCTGCTCCTTAAGCACCCGGATCTGCCCCTTGTCCAAGTCATGGGAAAGAAGGGGCGCCAGTAGAATCGCCCGTTGCGTCGCTATTTCCTGTGCTTTTTCCTTGTCCTTCATGTCATGCCTCCATTCAATTTCGAGTGATGACATGATTTTAGAGGACTCCTCGGTGGACACCTATGCCAACTGGGTATGTGGCCATCGGTGATTGTTGACTAAAATCCGGACAACCTTTTTCAGCCAGCCCGCAGGCTCGCCTACAAAGAAGAAAATCCTCTCGAGTATGGACTGAGGCAGATCGGAAAAGTCGACCCCATAGTCCTGAGTGACTGTAGCATATGTACTGAGCAGAGCACCGACTAAAGCGTGGGCTCTGGAGTTGAACCAGGCTCGGACCCGCCGAATGGTCGAATTCTCAACGGGCACCGCTTCATGTTGACCGGTGATGATCTGCTCCAGGATCGTTGTGGTCTGCCGCTTATAGGGAGTTAAGAGATCCGGAAGTTCGTGATGGATCTTCCCGCAACCGGGGTTGGTACAGCGCAGGCGACGAAGCACCAGGATCATGACATCCCCATTCTCGTTGATCACTAATCTCCTGCGGGAGCCAATGACCTTAAGCGACTGATGACAGATGGGACATATGCTTTTCTCCATACTCCGAACAAAAAACACGCTGATCGGGATTCCATTCTAAAACGTATTTTGATATACTGATCATGCTAATAACTTAGTAAGGATCCTCCCTGATGACTCGGCGCTAACCATAGAGTCAGGGAGGATCTCTTTTTGTCCTCCAAAATATATTTATGGACATTATATCCGTCTATTTACGGACAGGCAAGGCTGGCTACTATAGGACGATTGGTTCCGGCATAAACAAATGGCGTTCTGCTGCAGTATCTCTAATATTTACCGAAAAAATATTCTTCTTGTTTTTATATAGCACAAAAAATTGGTAGGGCGAATTATTGTTGTATGAAAAATTCTTCAGGTACGTTTGTGGCACATAATGCTGCTTTATTGGTGCACTCATTATCTACCCCACATCCTTGAAACAAACTTCATGGCTCATTACTCCACCCCTAAAGCTTTGAACACAGCATCTTCAGGTGACTGATAGAATATCAAATTGAACTTGCCCATCAGTTCTGGTGGGACACTAGCCATATCAGCTGCGGAAGTAATCGGTAATAAAACCTTCTTAGCTCCACTATCCAAACAAACCTGAAGAACATTAGCCAGTTCCTCAACCTTAATAATTGTTCCGCTGATACTCAGGTTACCCAGAACAGCCAGACTACTGATCACTGGTTTATGCAGCGCAGCTGAACATAGCGCAATGAAGGCAGTCAATGACAACTGATTGGTGATGCCGATGCCGTTTAAGTCCTGAAGATGCATTAGATAGTCTTTGGTTGAAGTACTGATGGTACCACTGACATTTTTACTGTTGGCTTTCAAATACCGATACGCAGTGTCGATAGACTCTTTGGCTTCGCGATCAGATCCAATACCTGTTCTTTCAAACTTACCGGAGCCGGTGACCATTTCCGTTTCGAGTTTGAAGACACCCAGCATCCCGGATTTTCCGCGCGCGACCGTATAGACCTGGCCAGGTTTGTGAAGCCCCTCAGGAATGAGCTTACCACCACCTTGCTCTGGTACTGGAACGAATTCCTCAGTGAAGTCTTCATTGTCGATATACGAAAAATTCACATCATAAAACTCCATGCCGCCAATCTTCTTCAGCTGTTCTTTCACACGGCGACGGCTTTCCAGAGCGAACCGAAGGATCTCTTCGACATCTTTTTTCTCAAATTTCCCATTGGGATAAATCAGCTTGATCAAGCCCGAAACCATTTTGCGAACGGCAATCACGTCACGCTGGTTCAAGTTATTACCCAGCTTATAGAACTGATCCAATACATCAGCATAGGATGTCTTTCGAAGTTCCCTTAAAAACTCAGAGAGATAATCAGTGATAAAGCCATATTCATTGGTGAAGAAGTCCGGTCTATATTTAGGGATCTCCCAGCCTGGAAGATAGCAGTGCATACGGTCGAAGAATGCGCTGTCATAGGCCATGGCTTCTGGGAACGGATCAAATAGATGTGATGTCTTTAGCAGCACGTCAACGCTTTGATTGATGTTGCCTACAAATACCATGGATGCTGAAGCATTCTTTTCCTCTTTCCCTCTGGAAAAGGAGCCAGATGCCATGTAGTCTTTCATGATTTGGATGCCGTCTTTATCTTTAAAAGTGATTCCGGCCACTTCATCAAAAGCGACGCAGTCCCACATT is a window from the Clostridiaceae bacterium HFYG-1003 genome containing:
- a CDS encoding DUF4238 domain-containing protein → MNFWTRNNSSNSHFYTVRKHQDNYIWENYYAKNIEPLMNDVISEISCKSNCILLKDKATIITSELKIRIATVMMFQFLRGKHSREFEKKVYQGALPGVIENARNLFGPLDEEKEKILEAYGNNEEYFKLAAMEATLNIERYEKFINVLLQRSFVVFKIIGDLDYITSDNPVMFVDAFSLNATPFKNGLAHHSTVVFFPLTPKIVIAAYHPDLYFGTLLDLDGKINFLDSNRESKFVEMLNRKQFEQCYDQVYARKRNILESLIGRKEK
- a CDS encoding DDE-type integrase/transposase/recombinase, giving the protein MSSLEIEWRHDMKDKEKAQEIATQRAILLAPLLSHDLDKGQIRVLKEQICREAGISERTLRRYLNSYQQKGFSGLIPQARVSQDSRAIPALVLDEAVRLRKEIPSRSVAEIIRIMEWEGLTEAGSIKRSSLQEKLQEKGYSGKHMAIYAAGGVATRRFQKRTRNKLWHSDIKYGCYLPIGPGNKPQQVYLVAFLDDATRMILHAQFYSNLEQSIVEDCFRKAILKWGIPEQAYFDNGRQFKNKWMSRACAKLGIRLIFAKPYSPEGTGKIEKFNQNIDRFLDEYKFDNSERSLEVMNERFWIWLEECYQNKPHTALNGTTPHQAYNLDPRPLKYLPAEKVANAFLHAETRKVDKSGCISFGGAKYEVGLPYVARSVEVVYDPSNTEELSIEYQDDKPFVVRKLVIGERVEPKPQLPEFLTPVKPTSSRLLDGAQKQNQKRKDKQQSTAISFKDIRKGGGSDV
- a CDS encoding AAA family ATPase, whose product is MFEAFYGFKKTPFCRDLPTTELFPSNTLEESLSRLSYVAERQLFCVLTGECGTGKTTTIRRFRDQLDDTRYTLIYLADSKMTPRNFYKGMLDQLGAESRFYRGDAKRQLHKEIELMKGLHNKRPVVVVDEAHLLDREMLEEVRFLLNFRMDAVSPMALVLVGQVELWEKLQMQSYTAIRQRIDIQCKMQLMDHSQVKGYMKRHLEYAGIDHELFSDEATEAIYRYSGGSARLVNQVCTSTLIFGYQSGKRIIDDHMVKLVINGELS
- a CDS encoding DUF6431 domain-containing protein — translated: MEKSICPICHQSLKVIGSRRRLVINENGDVMILVLRRLRCTNPGCGKIHHELPDLLTPYKRQTTTILEQIITGQHEAVPVENSTIRRVRAWFNSRAHALVGALLSTYATVTQDYGVDFSDLPQSILERIFFFVGEPAGWLKKVVRILVNNHRWPHTQLA
- the brxL gene encoding protease Lon-related BREX system protein BrxL; the encoded protein is MQEDTEQVVETVVSSNNHLNDKLNEVFAGKIVRKDLTKKIKEGANVPVYVLEYLLGMYCATTEEEAIADGVRNVKSILAENFVRPDEAQKIISKLRERGSYTVIDKVAVKLNYRQDIYEAEFSNLGIKNVPISERYPSDFERLLSGGIWCIVQLEYFYDEADKSRIPFIISKLTPIQMPNLDMSEVLGGRAQFTKDEWIDVILRSIGMEPSRFTPRVKMLLLARMIPLVENNFNFCELGPRGTGKSHVYKEISPNSILVSGGQTTVANLFYNMSNKTVGLVGMWDCVAFDEVAGITFKDKDGIQIMKDYMASGSFSRGKEEKNASASMVFVGNINQSVDVLLKTSHLFDPFPEAMAYDSAFFDRMHCYLPGWEIPKYRPDFFTNEYGFITDYLSEFLRELRKTSYADVLDQFYKLGNNLNQRDVIAVRKMVSGLIKLIYPNGKFEKKDVEEILRFALESRRRVKEQLKKIGGMEFYDVNFSYIDNEDFTEEFVPVPEQGGGKLIPEGLHKPGQVYTVARGKSGMLGVFKLETEMVTGSGKFERTGIGSDREAKESIDTAYRYLKANSKNVSGTISTSTKDYLMHLQDLNGIGITNQLSLTAFIALCSAALHKPVISSLAVLGNLSISGTIIKVEELANVLQVCLDSGAKKVLLPITSAADMASVPPELMGKFNLIFYQSPEDAVFKALGVE